From Nerophis lumbriciformis linkage group LG11, RoL_Nlum_v2.1, whole genome shotgun sequence, one genomic window encodes:
- the LOC133610924 gene encoding liprin-alpha-3-like gives MMMCEVMPTISEDGRSGTGGGSSSPAGAGVGGPGGAMGGGGVGGGGGGGAGFGGRELRGGGDEGGSTGNLESLMVNMLTERERLLENLRETQDSLGTAQLRLRELSHEKESLSRQLSIALPQEFAVLTKELNVCREQLLEREEEIAELKAERNNTRLLLEHLECLVSRHERSLRMTVVKRQAQSPAGVSSEVEVLKALKSLFEHHKALDEKVRERLRVALERVSMLEDQLAASSQEVISLRDQIKRRQQGVDSGKDRLPNGPASGLEDSELERQREGEIERQRAELSQLRERLALMCRQVSEIEEQLAAARREVTKSEEANQKLQREVKEALCQREDMEERITTLERRYLSAQREATSLHDIKDKLENELASKESLHRQSEEKNRQLQERLDEAKQKLQQTLQRAETLPEIEAQLAQRVAALNKAEERHGNFEERLRQMEAQLEEKNQELQRARQREKMNDEHNKRLSDTVDKLLSESNERLQLHLKERMAALEEKNALSEELSNMKKIQDDLLANKEQLIAELERIQLELDQLRGRPGSSYSRTGSVSSLPSTLFRRSLPGSASELRYPQGGGSLPAGYSNSSGGVVVRRTHRGRWGQARDDCNKYGEWDSGTIMGPGYESGVEGGCSDDEDDRETLFGSELLSPSGQTDVQTLAIMLQEQLEAINKEIKLIQEEKESTELRAEEIESRVSSVALDASSIPPSSLGGRDSVGRGYMTPSITSSTLASPSPPSSGHSTPRLPHSPARENERQNIKDGEECRALALIDSNPPSVPRALRLDRMTHTHPGAGLDDHREFRSLSADGATTASQDSLHKASKKKSIKSSIGRLFGKKEKGRIGTPGRESTSLASTPSDDLGPADPLGLAKLGTGTVEKDRRSKKKHDLLEEACRQGLPFASWDGPTVVTWLELWVGMPAWYVAACRANVKSGAIMANLSDTEIQREIGISNPLHRLKLRLAIQEMVSLTSPSAPASTRSSTSNIWMTHAEMESLAAATKPEQKEFSWDQILAYGDMNHEWVGNEWLPSLGLPQYRSYFMESLVDARMLDHLTKKELRGQLKMVDSFHRVSLHYGIMCLKRLNYDRKELERRREESQHQNQDVMVWSNERVMCWVQAIGLKEFADNLLESGVHGALLALDDTFDYTDLALLLQIPNQNTQARQLLEKEYNALISMGTERRPDEDGTKTFTRSPSWRKMFREKDLRGMTADSSETLPANFRASAISTPSVTLRKVQSEVNSGPRGESASVRTYSC, from the exons GAGTTTGCTGTGTTGACTAAAGAGCTGAACGTTTGCCGGGAGCAGCTACTGGAGAGGGAGGAGGAGATTGCTGAGCTCAAGGCGGAGAGAAACAACACGCGG TTGTTGCTGGAACACCTGGAGTGTCTGGTGTCTCGTCACGAGCGCAGTCTGAGGATGACGGTGGTCAAGAGGCAAGCCCAGTCCCCAGCGGGGGTCTCCAGTGAGGTGGAAGTCCTCAAGGCCCTGAAGTCTCTCTTTGAGCACCACAAAGCTCTGGATGAGAAG GTTCGAGAGCGTCTCCGAGTGGCCCTAGAGAGGGTGTCAATGTTGGAGGATCAACTTGCAGCATCTTCTCAAGAG GTCATCTCTTTACGAGACCAAATTAAAAGGCGTCAACAAGGAGTGGACAGCGGGAAAGAT CGACTTCCCAATGGCCCTGCCTCTGGCCTGGAGGACAGCGAGCTGGAAAGACAGCGGGAAGGAGAGATAGAGCGACAGAGAGCTGAACTCTCCCAGCTGAGGGAGAGGCTGGCCCTCATGTGCCGGCAG GTCAGTGAAATTGAGGAACAGCTTGCGGCCGCCAGGAGGGAGGTGACGAAGTCGGAGGAAGCCAATCAGAAGCTGCAACGGGAAGTGAAAGAG GCCCTTTGCCAAAGGGAGGACATGGAAGAAAGGATTACAACCCTGGAACGCAG GTACCTTAGCGCCCAGCGGGAGGCCACTTCCCTCCATGATATCAAGGACAAGCTGGAAAATGAGCTTGCCAGCAAAGAGTCGCTCCATAGGCAGAGCGAAGAAAAGAACCGACAACTGCAGGAGCGCCTGGATGAAGCCAAACAGAAGCTCCAGCAAACCCTGCAGAGAGCAGAGACGCTCCCTGAGATCGAGGCGCAACTGGCGCAAAGGGTTGCGGCTCTCAACAAG GCCGAAGAGCGCCATGGCAACTTTGAGGAACGACTTCGGCAAATGGAAGCTCAACTAGAAGAGAAGAACCAGGAGCTACAGAGG GCAAGGCAAAGAGAGAAAATGAATGATGAACACAACAAACGACTGTCAGATACTGTGGACAAACTTCTATCCGAGTCCAACGAGAGACTTCAACTGCATCTTAAAGAGAGGATGGCAGCACTGGAAGAGAAG AATGCTCTCTCGGAAGAACTGTCCAATATGAAGAAAATCCAGGATGACCTTCTTGCTAACAAG GAGCAGCTCATTGCCGAGCTGGAACGCATCCAACTGGAGCTGGACCAGCTAAGGGGCAGGCCTGGCTCATCTTATTCCAG GACAGGCAGCGTGAGCTCTCTCCCTTCTACCCTGTTTCGAAGATCTCTTCCTGGCAGCGCCTCAGAGTTGCGGTATCCCCAAGGTGGGGGCTCCCTCCCAGCTGGCTACAGCAACTCCTCTGGTGGGGTGGTGGTCAGGCGCACTCACCGCGGCCGCTGGGGGCAAGCTAGGGACGATTGTAACAAG TATGGTGAGTGGGACAGTGGCACCATTATGGGTCCAGGTTATGAAAGTGGTGTGGAAGGAGGATGCTCTGATGATGAAGACGACAGGGAGACGCTGTTTGGCTCTGAACTGCTATCTCCTAGCGGCCAGACAGATGTACAAACATTAGCCATTATGCTACAGGAGCAACTAGAGGCCATCAACAAGGAGATAAA GCTCATCCAGGAGGAAAAGGAGAGCACCGAGTTGAGGGCGGAGGAGATCGAGAGTCGGGTCAGTAGCGTGGCCCTTGACGCGTCCTCCATTCCGCCCTCTTCCCTAGGAGGACGAGACAGCGTTGGTAGGGGCTACATGACTCCCTCTATCACCTCCTCCACATTGGCATCGCCCTCGCCTCCTAGTTCTGGACACTCTACCCCCCGCCTTCCACATTCTCCTGCCAGGGAAAATGAAAGACAG AATATCAAAGATGGTGAAGAATGCAGAGCACTTGCTTTGATTGATTCTAACCCTCCATCAGTCCCTCGAGCCTTACGATTGGACCGGATGACCCACACTCACCCAGGAGCAGGACTGGATGACCACAGAGAATTTCGCAG TCTGTCCGCTGACGGTGCCACCACCGCAAGCCAGGATTCTCTCCACAAAGCCAGCAAGAAGAAAAGCATTAAGTCATCCATTGGTCGTCTCTTTGGGAAAAAAGAAAAGGGGAGGATTGGCACACCTGGACGCGAGTCTACCTCTTTGG CCTCAACGCCCTCAGATGACCTTGGCCCGGCGGACCCGTTGGGGCTAGCTAAACTGGGGACAGGAACAGTGGAAAAAGACCGCAGAAGCAAAAAAAA GCATGACCTGCTAGAGGAAGCTTGTCGTCAGGGTTTGCCTTTTGCCTCATGGGATGGACCAACAGTTGTTACATGGTTGGAG TTGTGGGTAGGGATGCCCGCGTGGTATGTGGCAGCGTGTCGCGCCAACGTGAAGAGCGGCGCCATTATGGCCAACCTTTCGGACACTGAGATCCAGAGAGAGATAGGCATCAGCAACCCTCTCCACAGGCTCAAACTCCGTTTGGCTATCCAAGAAATGGTTTCCCTCACCAGCCCCTCGGCGCCCGCAAGCACACGCTCG TCGACCAGCAATATTTGGATGACACATGCTGAGATGGAATCACTCGCTGCTGCCACCAAGCCA GAGCAGAAAGAGTTCAGCTGGGATCAA ATACTGGCCTATGGCGACATGAACCACGAGTGGGTGGGAAATGAGTGGTTGCCCAGTCTAGGTTTGCCTCAGTATCGCTCCTACTTCATGGAGTCTCTGGTAGATGCCCGAATGCTCGACCACCTCACTAAGAAAGAGCTAAGAGGCCAGCTGAAGATGGTGGACAGTTTCCACAG GGTGAGTCTTCACTATGGCATCATGTGCCTGAAGCGCTTGAACTATGACAGGAAGGAGCTGGAGAGGAGGAGAGAAGAGAGTCAGCATCAGAACCAAG ATGTGATGGTGTGGTCCAACGAGCGTGTGATGTGTTGGGTGCAAGCCATTGGTCTCAAAGAGTTTGCAGACAACCTGTTAGAAAGTGGAGTCCACGGCGCCCTGCTGGCGCTCGATGACACCTTTGACTACACTGATCTGGCTCTTCTTCTCCAGATCCCCAATCAGAACACACAG GCAAGGCAGCTCTTAGAGAAGGAGTACAATGCTCTTATCTCCATGGGAACAGAGAGGAGGCCAGATGAG GACGGCACCAAAACGTTCACACGGTCACCCTCATGGAGGAAGATGTTCCGGGAGAAGGACCTTCGCGGCATGACTGCCGACTCTTCGGAAACATTGCCTGCCAACTTCCGTGCCTCGGCCATCTCTACCCCTTCTGTCACCCTGAGAAAAGTGCAGAGCGAAG TGAACTCGGGTCCAAGAGGAGAGTCGGCGTCAGTGAGAACATATTCCTGCTAA